ACCCCGGCCGATCGGGGCTGCCGACGAAGATGAGGTGGGTGCGGTACCCCAGGCGGGCCAGCGACTGGGCCAGCTGGCTCACCCGCACCCCCAGCCCTCCGGCCCGGCTGTAGGGGTCCGGGCCCTCGAAGGAGAGGAGCACCAACTCGGTGCGCTCCGGCGACAGTCGGGTCGTCTGGCCGTTGGCCGGCCGGCTCTCCGCTGGGCTCACCGCGCCCGTCAGGCCCCCTTCTTCTGCAGCTCGCGGATGCGATTGGCGTAGCGCCCGATGAGCTCCGTCGCGTCCGTGGGGCTCTTGCCTTCGGCGATGAGGTGGAAGACGGGCTCGGAGGCATCGGGCAGGGCGAGCACCCATCCGCGCTCGTAGAACATCTTGATCCCGTCGATGTACTCCGCCTCCCGGGCCGACACGGCCTCCCGTGCCAGCAGGCGCATCACCCGGCCCTTCTGCTCCCAGGGGCACTCGATGGCTTGCTGCTGCACGTAGAAGGCCGGCACCTGGGCCACCAGCTCCGACAGGCGATGGCCCTCGGCCAGCGCGAGCAGCACCCTGCCCAGGGCCACCACCGCGTCCTGGGTAAGGTGAAACTCGGGGAAGACGAATCCACCTCGGGTATCGCCTGCCACGACCATATTGTCCCGGTGGGCGGCGGCCAGATGCATGAGGGCCCGCGCCTCGTGCTTGGTGCGCAGCACCTGGGCGCCGTGCTGGCGAGCGATCTGATCGATGACACTCGGTGCGCTGACGGGCACCCCGATGAGGCCACCGGAGCGGCCCCTCAGCGCCACCATGGTCACGAGGGCCAGGAGTCGCTCGTCCTGGATCCCCTGACCCTGCTCGTCGACCAGGTAGAGGCGCTCGCCGTCGTCGTCGATGAGGGCGCCGGCGTCGGCGCCCAGCATGGCCACGGCCCGGCCCAGCTCCTCCAGGAGCCTCGCCCGCTCCTCCCGGCTGCGGGGGGCCCGGGCAGGATCCGGATAGGGGTGCAGCGCCACCACCTCGAGGCCCAGCCGCGCCAGCAGGCTCGGCAGGACCGTGGAGAGGCGCCCGTAGGCGTAGTCGACCACCAGCTTGAGCCGCCGGCGGACGATGCGGGCCGGGTCGACGAAGGCGTAGAAGGCGTCCACGTAACTTTCCAGGACCCGGGCGGGAAAGTCGAGCGTGCCCACCTCGTCGGCAGGGGTGCGGCGAAACTCCTCCCGGAAGAAGAGCGACTCGATGCGCCGCTCGACGGGCCGGCCCACGTTGATGCCCCGGTGATCCAGGAACTCGATGAGGGTGCAGGCGGGGTCCCGGGTATCGACGCGCACGTGCACCCCGCCGGCGCACCCCAGCGCCGGGATGGCCCGGCGGGCGATGGTGACCGGCATGGAGCGCAGATCCCGGACATGGGCGCCGACGGTGAGGAAGCCGACGATGAGCGAGCGCAGGATCATCCGGGAGGCCGGATGGTCATCGCGGCTGGTGGTGATGGTGGCCCCCTTGCCCAGGTGCGTGCCGAAGGCGGCGCCCAGTCGCACGGCGAACTCCGGCGTGATCTCGACGTTGGTGAGGCCGCTGACGCCCCGCTCCTTGAAGAGGGACTCCTGCCACGACGAGCCCCAGATGAGGCTCATCGTGACCCGGGCGCCCGCCTCCACCACCTTGTTGGGCCAGAGTTTGACGTTGGCCGCCACCTGGGCGCCCTGGCGCAGCACGCTGCGGTCGCCGATGACGGCGCCCTCCCCCACCATGCAGCCCCGGTCCACCGTCACCTGCTGGGCCAGGATGGCACCGGAGACGTGGGCGCCTCGTCCGATGTAGCCGTTGCTCCAGACGATGGAGCGCTGGATGGTGGCCTGCTCCTCGACCAGGGTGTTGGCGCCCAGCACCGTGTAGCCCAGGATCCGCGCGCCCGGCCCGATGCGGCAGCCGTCGCCGATGACGACGGGGCCCCGCACCTCGGCCGTGGGGTCGATGAGGACGTCCCGGCCGATGCGCACGTCGTTGGCCAGGCGCCGTCCGGGCAGC
This genomic interval from Limnochorda sp. LNt contains the following:
- a CDS encoding mannose-1-phosphate guanyltransferase, whose protein sequence is MAGGEGTRLRPLTVQRPKPMVPVVNQPILHHILLLLRRHQVLDVRATLYYLGDDIRSHFGDGTERGVRLSYSVEETPMGTAGSVKRCEEFVGQEPFIVISGDALTDIDLSAAVAFHRQRGALATIVLTRVQNPLEYGIVVTDDEGRIRRFLEKPSWGEVFSDTINSGIYVLEPEVLKSVEASRPVDFSQDVFPALLKRRAPIYGYVASGYWCDIGHIGAYRQAHEQVLQGLVDIELPGRRLANDVRIGRDVLIDPTAEVRGPVVIGDGCRIGPGARILGYTVLGANTLVEEQATIQRSIVWSNGYIGRGAHVSGAILAQQVTVDRGCMVGEGAVIGDRSVLRQGAQVAANVKLWPNKVVEAGARVTMSLIWGSSWQESLFKERGVSGLTNVEITPEFAVRLGAAFGTHLGKGATITTSRDDHPASRMILRSLIVGFLTVGAHVRDLRSMPVTIARRAIPALGCAGGVHVRVDTRDPACTLIEFLDHRGINVGRPVERRIESLFFREEFRRTPADEVGTLDFPARVLESYVDAFYAFVDPARIVRRRLKLVVDYAYGRLSTVLPSLLARLGLEVVALHPYPDPARAPRSREERARLLEELGRAVAMLGADAGALIDDDGERLYLVDEQGQGIQDERLLALVTMVALRGRSGGLIGVPVSAPSVIDQIARQHGAQVLRTKHEARALMHLAAAHRDNMVVAGDTRGGFVFPEFHLTQDAVVALGRVLLALAEGHRLSELVAQVPAFYVQQQAIECPWEQKGRVMRLLAREAVSAREAEYIDGIKMFYERGWVLALPDASEPVFHLIAEGKSPTDATELIGRYANRIRELQKKGA